A stretch of Gemmatimonadaceae bacterium DNA encodes these proteins:
- a CDS encoding D-Ala-D-Ala carboxypeptidase family metallohydrolase has translation MPLTQRSKKEVQERRKANSTFSELWSTIPDLARGESERLERRTRAKGITPRGERVFNVGSTLVILFFAVAWSWSIALARVTGRAAHASPAAGILTSALTEKDAPSMAYLTDAALTVVDPLRGESGKLRARIQQPGEALSGGKLPSGVVATYSSGAAAESTAALTAPRKTGVWSLAIAVGNAIRPITDFSVITLFPASQKKSAKIGLYYIGNWPSARASRASARADYTPPGGFIEVTQATQNTALSDHFKLKDFFPHDQQAVWPKYIVVKMKLVDKLELVLNDLRAHGIRTDRVIVMSGFRTPQYNVRGGDTRGRAALSRHMYGDAADIFIDNDGNGNMDDLNRDGRVNIGDARVILEAANRVEAAHPSLIGGVGVYAGTSAHGPFAHIDTRGYPARWIGTGD, from the coding sequence ATGCCGCTGACGCAGCGATCAAAAAAGGAAGTGCAGGAGAGGCGCAAGGCAAATTCAACCTTTAGCGAGCTATGGTCAACCATACCGGACCTCGCTCGAGGCGAGTCTGAGAGACTCGAGCGACGCACCAGGGCGAAGGGAATCACGCCGCGGGGAGAGCGAGTCTTCAACGTCGGATCGACCCTCGTCATTCTCTTTTTTGCAGTCGCATGGTCGTGGTCGATAGCTCTCGCGCGAGTAACGGGCCGCGCCGCTCATGCTTCACCGGCGGCCGGAATTCTCACCAGCGCTCTGACGGAAAAAGACGCGCCGTCGATGGCTTATCTCACGGACGCCGCGCTGACTGTCGTCGACCCCCTGCGCGGAGAGAGCGGCAAGCTTAGGGCGCGCATTCAGCAGCCCGGTGAGGCGCTGTCGGGCGGTAAGCTTCCTTCGGGGGTGGTCGCCACGTATTCGTCCGGCGCCGCGGCCGAATCCACGGCCGCGCTGACGGCCCCGAGGAAAACGGGAGTTTGGTCGCTCGCCATTGCGGTCGGGAATGCCATCAGGCCGATCACGGATTTCTCAGTGATCACGCTTTTCCCCGCTTCGCAGAAGAAATCGGCGAAAATCGGCCTCTATTACATCGGGAACTGGCCCTCCGCGCGCGCATCGCGCGCATCGGCGAGGGCGGACTACACTCCGCCAGGCGGATTTATCGAGGTCACGCAGGCGACGCAGAATACCGCGCTTTCTGACCACTTCAAGCTGAAAGATTTCTTTCCGCACGACCAGCAGGCAGTGTGGCCCAAGTACATCGTCGTGAAGATGAAGCTCGTGGACAAGCTGGAGCTGGTGCTCAACGATTTGCGCGCGCACGGAATTCGCACTGACCGCGTGATCGTCATGAGCGGTTTCCGCACGCCGCAGTACAACGTGCGCGGCGGGGATACGCGTGGACGCGCCGCCCTCAGCCGCCATATGTACGGCGACGCAGCCGACATCTTCATCGACAACGACGGGAACGGCAACATGGATGACCTGAATCGCGACGGAAGGGTGAACATTGGTGACGCCAGGGTGATACTGGAGGCCGCCAACCGCGTCGAAGCGGCACATCCTTCGCTGATAGGGGGAGTCGGCGTGTATGCGGGCACTTCTGCCCACGGCCCGTTCGCTCATATTGATACGCGTGGTTACCCCGCACGCTGGATCGGAACCGGAGACTAA
- a CDS encoding lmo0937 family membrane protein, translating into MLWTIAMVLLILWILGFFVVHVGGGLIHLLLVIAVIVIIYRLITGRPVA; encoded by the coding sequence ATGCTGTGGACGATCGCGATGGTTCTGCTCATCCTTTGGATTCTTGGCTTCTTCGTGGTGCACGTCGGTGGCGGTCTCATCCACCTGCTTCTCGTGATTGCCGTGATCGTGATCATCTATCGCCTCATCACGGGCCGACCTGTCGCCTGA
- a CDS encoding VTT domain-containing protein, which translates to MDQLRELFANLSDLPALIKWAGYFGMTGIVFAETGLLVGFFLPGDSLLVTAGLVAARGLIDVYLLGLLLNTAAILGNSCGYWIGRTTGPRIFTRQDSLLFNKKHLFSAQAFYARHGRKTIILAQFMPIIRTFSPVVAGVGRMPYRQFLIISIIGTIFWVWSMLFTGYFLGRYIPGIDKHIEIVVLIVIFVSILPGIISWWRQRGTAPAATH; encoded by the coding sequence ATGGACCAGCTGCGCGAGCTCTTCGCGAACCTCTCGGACCTTCCCGCACTCATAAAGTGGGCCGGATACTTCGGCATGACCGGCATCGTCTTCGCGGAGACCGGACTTCTCGTCGGATTCTTCCTGCCCGGCGACTCACTGCTGGTTACGGCCGGACTGGTGGCCGCCCGCGGGCTCATCGATGTATACCTCCTCGGGCTCCTATTGAACACCGCCGCAATCCTGGGCAACTCGTGCGGGTACTGGATCGGCCGCACGACGGGTCCACGCATCTTTACGCGCCAAGATTCGCTCCTGTTCAACAAGAAGCATCTTTTCAGCGCCCAGGCGTTCTACGCACGGCACGGACGCAAGACGATCATCCTCGCGCAATTCATGCCAATCATCCGGACGTTCTCACCGGTCGTGGCCGGAGTCGGCCGGATGCCGTACCGCCAGTTTCTGATCATCAGCATCATCGGAACGATCTTCTGGGTATGGAGCATGCTGTTCACCGGGTATTTCCTCGGAAGATATATTCCGGGAATCGACAAGCACATCGAGATCGTGGTGCTGATCGTGATATTCGTCTCGATTCTGCCGGGGATCATCAGCTGGTGGCGGCAGCGCGGCACCGCGCCCGCGGCGACACACTAA